One Anaerolineae bacterium genomic window carries:
- a CDS encoding DUF5320 domain-containing protein: protein MPRGDRTGPFGMGPRTGRGMGYCTGHPYPGYMYPAGYGGWWRPGGHGYRHMFYATGLPGWMRPSWLGGWADVPPAAPYAPPAEVEEGFLRRQAEWLRAALEDVERRLEELTGRKSPDEPAP from the coding sequence ATGCCAAGAGGAGATCGCACCGGACCCTTTGGGATGGGGCCGCGCACCGGCAGAGGAATGGGGTACTGCACCGGTCATCCGTACCCGGGGTATATGTATCCCGCCGGCTACGGAGGGTGGTGGCGCCCCGGTGGGCACGGCTATCGCCACATGTTCTATGCCACCGGCCTGCCCGGCTGGATGCGCCCGAGCTGGCTAGGGGGCTGGGCAGATGTGCCGCCGGCCGCCCCGTATGCGCCGCCGGCCGAGGTCGAGGAGGGCTTCCTGCGCCGGCAGGCGGAATGGCTGCGCGCCGCGCTGGAGGATGTCGAGCGCCGGCTGGAGGAGCTGACCGGGCGCAAGTCCCCGGATGA
- a CDS encoding MBL fold metallo-hydrolase: MVDEAVQKVLKKIHWLGHDAFRIDADKVIYIDPYQLEAGEPKADIILITHDHFDHYSPDDVKKLLKPGTTVVSIAAVTKKVRGAAVETVKPGDKVTVQGIPIEAVPAYNVDKQFHPKSAGHVGFIVTVDGVRIYHAGDTDFIPEMKDFRVDIALLPVSGTYVMTAEEAVQAAGAIKPKLAIPMHYGAIVGGLSDAQRFAQACPVETVILERS, encoded by the coding sequence ATGGTGGACGAGGCAGTTCAGAAGGTGCTGAAGAAGATCCACTGGTTGGGTCACGATGCCTTCCGCATTGACGCCGACAAGGTCATCTACATTGACCCCTATCAGCTTGAGGCCGGCGAACCCAAAGCCGATATCATCCTCATCACCCATGACCATTTCGACCATTACTCCCCGGACGACGTGAAGAAACTGCTCAAGCCCGGCACCACGGTGGTCAGCATCGCCGCCGTCACCAAGAAGGTGCGGGGCGCGGCGGTGGAGACGGTCAAGCCCGGCGATAAGGTCACAGTGCAGGGGATCCCCATCGAGGCTGTGCCGGCCTACAACGTGGACAAGCAGTTCCATCCCAAGTCCGCCGGCCATGTGGGGTTCATCGTCACGGTGGACGGCGTGCGCATCTATCACGCCGGCGACACCGATTTCATCCCCGAAATGAAGGACTTCCGCGTGGACATCGCCCTGCTCCCCGTCAGCGGGACCTATGTCATGACGGCGGAGGAAGCGGTGCAGGCCGCCGGCGCCATCAAACCGAAGCTCGCCATCCCCATGCATTACGGCGCTATTGTGGGCGGCCTCTCCGATGCCCAGCGCTTCGCCCAGGCCTGCCCGGTGGAGACGGTCATCCTGGAAAGATCCTGA